The following coding sequences lie in one Ostrea edulis chromosome 8, xbOstEdul1.1, whole genome shotgun sequence genomic window:
- the LOC125661671 gene encoding hemicentin-2-like — MKGGNSDDKNGTTPKKTNWATLILMTSFIVLYVLTAVFLFLQYKGLEDLKFRVAILEKEHVLFEVGLTDDDLKSKSERVFRNKRQLTPDQYTSLLQEISQKQLDVLMSRCGNASKICLPGPKGDQGLKGDRGLKGDPGLVGSPGPKGDSGTISTSGSIGPPGPKGEPGLLGLQGNPGPRGEKGDRGDIGPQGPPGVKGSTPTRKDLDLCCTTLAAPAIEGPSNDIITVEHGHDITLPCKTSGAPKADTKWNPGVDPTQHGRYVQTPEGLEISNAQYLDSRMFTCMANNIFGNQEKHVYLVVVDPIQMSLTPKTLDVTASTTPSLDFLCTFKGIPPPRVQWFHVGPDGTRHNVTSQAQTGGGRSTLHISNPDALSSGQYTCNVLNNYETESRSSNVTVHSKPIVMAGPGRETASIGETVILHCEVAGNPSPSVTWTFPKTGSAVPKDVTINADGSITIAHVDQFSEGNYLCNASNSFGSATASGHLDVIVPLVVQTNKEEHPVTSETYVQLQCSGSGNPAPTLTWQKVNSSPLNSNPSKYLMLPNGNLIITGFNWETDTGLYLCNGTNTQGTAGDYTLVYKDMGPLNCTSTFKDCSTKIGVACGGQCPGNCDPATSGPVFGYKTYTPTSPICLSGKHLGVVGRPGDTIVWTVEAGGDTFEGRQNNGIISQFSGPLAEKITVYSKRPQPGAHSTIAPIAPLGG; from the exons ATGAAGGGAGGAAATTCGGACGACAAAAATGGCACCACGCCGAAAAAAACAAACTGGGCGACATTGATTTTGATGACCAGTTTTATCGTGTTATATGTGTTGACTGCAGTGTTTTTGTTTCTCCAGTACAAGGGATTAGAGGATCTCAAATTTAGAGTAGCCATACTTGAAAAGGAACATGTCCTTTTCGAGGTTGGTCTAACCGACGACGATTTGAAATCAAAG AGTGAAAGAGTATTCAGGAACAAGCGGCAGTTAACCCCAGACCAATACACTAGTCTACTACAGGAAATATCCCAGAAACAG CTGGATGTGTTGATGTCAAGGTGTGGAAATGCGTCCAAAATATGTCTGCCAG GTCCTAAAGGTGACCAGGGCTTGAAAGGAGATAGAG GTTTGAAGGGAGATCCGGGATTGGTGGGATCCCCGGGTCCAAAAGGTGATTCCGGAACTATAAGTACTTCTGGTTCCATCGGTCCACCGGGTCCGAAAGGCGAACCTGGTTTATTGGGTTTACAGGGTAACCCTGGACCTCGTGGAGAAAAAG gAGACAGAGGTGATATTGGCCCTCAAGGACCTCCAGGGGTCAAAGGTTCAACCCCTACTCGTAAGGACCTAGATCTGTGCTGCACCACTTTAG CTGCTCCAGCAATCGAGGGTCCAAGTAATGACATCATAACAGTCGAACACGGACATGACATCACGCTTCCCTGTAAAACATCCGGGGCTCCGAAGGCGGATACTAAGTGGAACCCTGGGGTGGATCCGACACAGCACGGGCGTTATGTGCAGACCCCAGAGGGACTGGAAATCAGCAATGCACAGTATCTTGACAGCAGGATGTTTACGTGCATGGCAAATAACATTTTTGGGAATCAAGAGAAACACGTTTACCTGGTTGTAGTAG ATCCTATTCAAATGAGTTTGACCCCGAAAACCCTTGACGTCACAGCTTCAACAACGCCATCTTTAGATTTCCTCTGCACTTTCAAGGGAATTCCTCCACCGCGCGTGCAGTGGTTCCATGTTGGTCCAGACGGAACAAGACataatgtgacgtcacaagcACAGACTGGTGGTGGGCGGAGCACTTTGCATATTAGTAACCCGGATGCACTGAGTTCTGGCCAGTACACCTGCAATGTATTAAATAATTACGAAACAGAGAGTCGGTCGTCCAACGTCACTGTTCATT CTAAACCTATAGTAATGGCGGGCCCTGGTAGAGAGACCGCAAGCATTGGTGAGACGGTGATCCTCCACTGTGAAGTGGCCGGCAACCCCAGTCCATCCGTCACGTGGACTTTCCCGAAG ACGGGTTCTGCTGTCCCCAAAGACGTGACAATCAATGCGGACGGTTCCATCACTATCGCCCATGTAGATCAATTCAGCGAGGGGAACTATCTCTGCAACGCCTCTAATTCatttggatccgccactgcctCTGGTCATCTTGACGTTATAG TTCCCCTGGTGGTCCAAACAAACAAAGAAGAACATCCGGTTACTTCGGAAACTTATGTTCAACTCCAGTGTTCCGGAAGTGGTAATCCTGCCCCAACCTTAACGTGGCAAAAGGTTAATTCGTCACCTCTTAATTCAAATCCTAGTAAATACCTTATGCTTCCTAATGGAAATTTGATCATTACTGGATTTAACTGGGAAACTGACACCGGACTTTATCTCTGTAATGGCACGAATACACAAGGAACCGCCGGAGATTATACATTAG TATACAAAGACATGGGGCCATTGAACTGTACCTCGACATTCAAGGATTGCTCCACCAAAATCGGCGTTGCATGTGG AGGCCAATGTCCAGGAAACTGTGACCCCGCGACCTCCGGACCCGTGTTCGGGTATAAGACCTACACGCCT ACTTCCCCAATTTGTTTGTCGGGAAAACACTTAGGCGTGGTAGGGCGGCCCGGGGACACCATTGTGTGGACCGTGGAGGCGGGTGGAGATACGTTCGAAGGAAGACAGAACAACGGCATCATAAGTCAATT TTCGGGACCTCTTGCTGAGAAAATCACCGTTTACAGCAAACGCCCGCAGCCCGGGGCCCACTCCACAATCGCGCCCATAGCTCCTCTTGGCGGTTAG